A window of the Canis aureus isolate CA01 chromosome 29, VMU_Caureus_v.1.0, whole genome shotgun sequence genome harbors these coding sequences:
- the LOC144300871 gene encoding olfactory receptor 6C65-like, with product MYNDVRMMLWKEMPMEMENGTAVQEFTLEGFPDIQHLGKFLFLVHLLTYLASIAGNAVIVTIICANSRLHMPMYFFLSIFSFVECCFINTVIPKLLVIFLLGKQNVSFPACFIQTFFFFFLGAAGFFLIAVMSLDRYVAICKPLHYLTIMNLKTCSFLVTTCFTLAFTLITGLVVKVSQLSFCGPYVIPHFFCDIGPLIHLSCSDTKPTEMLAFVLALFILLTSLIITIIAYSNIIVTIVQLPSARERQKAFSTCSSHLIVLSLMYGSCVFIYVKLKQTNRMDSNREAALVNTVVTPLLNPVIYTLRNKQVHQALRETMCRMKMSR from the coding sequence atgtataatgatgTACGTATGATGCTGTGGAAAGAGATGCCCATGGAAATGGAGAATGGGACAGCTGTCCAGGAATTCACCTTGGAAGGGTTCCCTGACATCCAGCACCTGGGAAAGTTTCTCTTCCTGGTGCACCTGCTGACATACCTGGCATCCATTGCAGGCAATGCTGTCATAGTCACCATCATCTGTGCTAATTCCCGGCTCCACATGCCTATGTACTTTTTCCTCAGCATTTTCTCCTTTGTGGAGTGTTGTTTCATAAATACTGTTATTCCTAAGTTGTTAGTCATCTTTCTTTTAGGCAAGCAAAACGTTTCCTTTCCTGCCTGTTTCATacaaacctttttctttttctttctgggagCAGCAGGTTTCTTTCTCATAGCAGTGATGTCTCTGGATCGGTATGTGGCCATTTGCAAGCCCCTGCATTACTTGACCATCATGAACCTGAAGACTTGCTCCTTCCTGGTCACTACCTGCTTCACTTTGGCCTTCACTCTCATCACTGGTTTGGTAGTGAAAGTTTCCCAGTTATCCTTCTGTGGCCCCTATGTCATCCCTCACTTTTTCTGTGACATTGGCCCCCTGATTCATCTTTCCTGTTCTGACACTAAACCTACTGAAATGTTGGCTTTTGTCCTCGCTTTGTTTATCCTTTTGACATCCCTTATCATAACCATCATTGCCTACAGCAACATAATAGTCACAATTGTACAACTCCCATCAGCTAGGGAACGACAGAAAGctttctccacctgctcctcTCACCTTATAGTCCTCTCTCTGATGTATGGCAGCTGTGTCTTTATATATGTAAAACTAAAGCAAACGAACAGGATGGACTCCAACAGGGAGGCTGCCCTTGTGAACACGGTGGTGACCCCGCTGCTCAACCCTGTCATTTACACTCTGCGGAACAAGCAGGTCCACCAGGCTCTGAGAGAGACAATGTGCAGAATGAAAATgtcaagatga